In Topomyia yanbarensis strain Yona2022 chromosome 2, ASM3024719v1, whole genome shotgun sequence, one DNA window encodes the following:
- the LOC131686053 gene encoding delta-1-pyrroline-5-carboxylate synthase: MAMCLRGLGLTRAAMFWSRYHQLLRGDRKFSVVSSPGVSAYLAEQISTTTRRIASNRTLHSIHDRTRATISERSHLKNARRMVVKLGSAVITREDEHGLALGRLASIVEQVAEYHVEGRECIMVTSGAVAFGKQKLTQELLMSMSMRETLSPTDHTRQDAGTMVEPRAAAAVGQSGLMSLYDAMFAQYGIKTAQVLVTEPDFYNEETRKNLFSTLSELISLNIVPIINTNDAVMPPMFIVNKDLPGLGKKGIKIKDNDSLAALLAAEIHADLLILMSDVDGIYNKPPWEDGARLMHTYTSADKDLIKFGQKSKVGTGGMDSKVTAATWALDRGVSVVICNGTQERAIKLILTGRKVGTFFTESTAEKAAPVEHLAEDARSGSRVLQNLSASDRALCVNTLADLLVSRQSKILEANAKDLDIAKRSGLAKPLLSRLSLTPSKIESLAVGLKQIADDSHKNVGRVIRRTKLADGLELKQVTVPIGVLLVIFESRPDSLPQVAALAMASGNGLLLKGGKEAAHSNKALMELVKEALTAVGAANAISLVSTREEISDLLSMDEHIDLIIPRGSSELVRSIQEKSQHIPVMGHAEGICHVYVDKEANLEKALKIVRDSKCDYPAACNAMETLLIHEDLLMDGNFFTDACNMLKREGVKINSGPKLHQQLTFGPPQAKSLKHEYGALECTIEVVKNLEEAIDHVHTYGSGHTDVIVTENDTSARYFQSHVDSACVFHNASSRFADGFRFGLGAEVGISTARIHARGPVGVEGLLTTKWILSGVDHAAADFSDGSRKWIHESMPLA; the protein is encoded by the exons atcaGTACGACGACCAGACGTATCGCGTCGAATCGCACTCTGCACTCGATTCACGACCGCACCCGTGCCACCATCTCGGAACGTAGCCATCTGAAAAATGCGCGCCGCATGGTGGTCAAGTTGGGCAGTGCGGTGATAACGCGCGAGGATGAACACGGTCTAGCGCTGGGCCGGCTTGCTTCGATCGTTGAACAGGTGGCTGAGTACCATGTCGAGGGTCGCGAGTGTATCATGGTCACCAGCGGTGCGGTGGCATTCGGCAAGCAGAAGCTCACCCAGGAACTGCTGATGTCGATGTCGATGAGGGAGACGCTATCGCCGACGGATCACACCCGGCAGGATGCGGGAACGATGGTGGAACCGAGAGCCGCTGCGGCTGTCGGTCAGTCCGGTTTGATGTCGTTGTATGATGCGATGTTTGCTCAGTACGGGATCAAGACGGCTCAGGTGCTGGTAACGGAACCGGACTTCTACAATGAGGAAACCAGGAAGAATTTGTTCAGCACCTTGTCGGAGCTGATCAGCTTGAACATTGTGCCGATCATTAATACGAACGATGCCGTGATGCCGCCGATGTTCATCGTAAATAAGGACCTCCCGGGATTGGGAAAGAAGGGTATCAAAATCAAGGACAACGATAGCTTGGCAGCACTGTTGGCTGCAGAGATTCATGCAGATTTGCTGATTCTGATGTCTGACGTCGACGGAATTTACAACAAGCCGCCATGGGAGGACGGTGCACGGTTGATGCACACGTACACTTCAGCTGATAAGGACTTGATCAAGTTCGGGCAAAAGTCAAAGGTCGGAACGGGTGGAATGGATTCCAAAGTGACGGCTGCAACATGGGCTCTTGATCGCGGTGTAAGTGTTGTCATTTGCAACGGCACTCAAGAGCGGGCGATCAAGCTGATTTTGACTGGACGCAAGGTGGGAACATTCTTCACCGAATCAACTGCGGAAAAGGCGGCACCTGTTGAGCATCTGGCAGAGGATG CTCGTAGTGGTAGCAGAGTGTTACAGAATCTATCAGCCAGCGATCGAGCGCTGTGTGTGAATACTCtagctgatctattggtctccaGACAGTCGAAAATATTGGAGGCAAATGCAAAGGACTTGGATATTGCAAAGAGGTCGGGATTGGCAAAGCCACTACTGTCACGATTGTCTTTAACTCCGTCCAAAATCGAAAGTTTAGCTGTCGGATTGAAGCAGATCGCCGACGATAGCCACAAG AACGTGGGTCGAGTGATTCGCCGAACCAAGCTTGCGGATGGACTAGAACTGAAGCAAGTCACCGTTCCGATAGGTGTTCTGTTAGTGATCTTCGAATCACGGCCCGATTCTTTGCCACAGGTAGCTGCGTTGGCTATGGCCTCCGGTAATGGTCTATTGCTCAAGGGAGGCAAGGAGGCGGCTCACAGTAACAAGGCACTGATGGAACTTGTTAAGGAAGCTCTAACCGCGGTGGGAGCTGCCAACGCAATCTCTTTGGTTTCAACACGCGAGGAAATCAGTGATCTTCTCTCAATGGATGAGCACATTGATCTGATCATTCCACGTGGTTCCAGCGAATTAGTCCGCAGCATTCAGGAGAAATCGCAGCACATTCCGGTTATGGGACACGCGGAAGGAATTTGTCACGTGTACGTGGACAAGGAAGCTAACTTGGAGAAGGCTCTGAAGATTGTTCGCGATTCAAAGTGCGATTATCCGGCTG CTTGCAACGCCATGGAAACACTTCTAATTCACGAAGATCTGTTGATGGATGGCAACTTCTTTACGGACGCCTGCAATATGTTGAAACGGGAAGGTGTCAAGATCAATTCGGGACCGAAGTTGCATCAACAGCTGACATTCGGACCACCCCAGGCCAAGTCGCTGAAACACGAATACGGTGCTCTAGAGTGCACCATTGAGGTGGTGAAAAACCTAGAAGAAGCTATCGATCACGTCCACACTTACGGTAGCGGACATACCGATGTCATAGTGACGGAAAATG ATACATCGGCTCGGTACTTCCAAAGCCACGTGGACAGCGCTTGTGTCTTCCATAACGCCAGTAGTCGGTTCGCCGATGGATTCCGGTTCGGATTGGGAGCAGAGGTTGGAATCTCCACTGCTAGGATTCATGCCCGTGGTCCGGTGGGAGTTGAAGGTCTGCTAACAACTAAGTGGATCCTAAGCGGCGTGGATCATGCTGCAGCCGACTTTAGCGATGGATCTCGCAAATGGATCCACGAGTCGATGCCTCTCGCTTGA